CCTTTTTTacggccccataggagtctatgggggcaaCCGGCGTAttccagccagaaaagataggtccagagcTATCTTTCCCAGCCGGCGTAAAAATGACCGTCCGAAATGTGCATAATATCCATTGGAAACTGAAggctcagatggtcatgtatatCGTCCACCCgtgaaaacgcggccgatatacgtttgtgtgaatgaagTCTAATGGCTACCAgctctccctcatctccatcagttctgaggaaacatcacctaaaggaagaagaaagatcggcccaaatacaaacatgtaagttaTACAAGTAGACTTTTATGAACAGTTAGAAACAAGTTTAGAGacgcagttatatgtatcagtgtgaaatattctatgtacacggCTGATATAAAGGTGGGTTATCTGGATGCTATTTGCTTCTGGATAACAGATAATTATCagtaattacatacatttttcatttaTCACTTAATACTCTAAACTGCTTCCCTTTACTTCTGTATGACATGTCATTttactttttaccttttttgtatGGTTTGACAACAGGTTTTAAAAAATGGTTTCTctgctgtgtgacttctctgatgcctAACAATACATCATTTAGATCtacaacatttcccacattgtgaacaagATAATGATTTTTCTCCTGTGTTaattctctgatgtctgacaagGTCTGATTTCTGTGTACAACATTCCCCACATTCAGAATAAGAAaacagcttctctcctgtgtgacttctctgatggttACCATGGACCGATCGCACTGCAAAACAAATTctaaacaagaaaacggcttctctcctgttttACTTCTCTGATtgtactgcaaaacatttcccacagtctGAACAAgaaaaaggcttctctcctgtgtgaattatctgatgtctaacaaggctTATTTTGCTtgcgaaacatttcccacattctgaacaaggaaacggcttctctcctgtgtgaattctctgatgtttaacaaggtttGATTGCACtgcgaaacatttcccacattctgaacaaggaaacggcttctctcctgtgtgaattctctgatgtttaacaaggtttgattgcactgcaaaacatttcccacattgtgaacaagaaaacggcttctctcctgtgtgagattCTTGATGTTGCATTAAAAGTATTTAGtgtaaaaacatttcccacattctgaacaagaacatggtttctctcctgtgtgaattctctgatgtccaaCAATACGTGATTTATatctaaaatatttcccacattcagaacaagaaaacggtttctcctgtgtgagttctctgatgctgAGCTAACGTTGATttttctgcaaaacatttcccacattctgaacaagaaaatggtttctctcctgtgtgagttctctgatgactAACAATACCTGATTTgtatctaaaacatttcccacattctgaacaggaaaatggcttctctcctgtgtgagttctctgatgactAACAATACCTGATTTgtatctaaaacatttcccacattctgaacaggaaaatggcttctcttctgtgtgaattctctgatgtttaacaaggtttgattgcactgcaaaacatttcccacattctgaacaagaaaaaggcttctctcctgtgtgagttctctgatgactAACAATACCTGATTTgtatctaaaacatttcccacattctgagcaagaaaacagcttctctcctgtgtgaattttctgatgattTACAAGGACTGATTtttctataaaacatttcccacattctgaacaagaaaacgacttctttcctgtgtgaattttctgatgttttacAAGGACTGATttttctgcaaaacatttcccacattctaaacaagaaaatggtttctctcttgtgtgagttctctgatgactAACAATACCTGATTTgtatctaaaacatttcccacattctgaacaggaaaatggcttctcttctgtgtgaattctctgatgtttaacaaggtttgattgcactgcaaaacatttcccacattctgaacaagaaaacggtttctctcctgtgtgagattCTTGATGTTGCATTAAAAATATTTTGTGataaaaacattttccacattctgaacaagaaaacggtttctctcctgtgtgagttctctgatgctgAGCTAACTTTGATTtttctataaaacatttcccacattctgaacaagaaaaatgcttctctcctgtgtgaattatctcATGTCTAACAAGGCTTATTTTCCAtgcgaaacatttcccacattctgaacaagaaaacggcttctctcctgtgtgaattttctgatgattTACAAGGACTGATTtttctataaaacatttcccacattctgaacaagaaaacgacttctttcctgtgtgaattttctgatgttttacAAGGACTGATttttctgcaaaacatttcccacattctgaacaagaaaatggtttctcccctgtgtgagttctctgatgactAACAATACCTGATTTgtatctaaaacatttcccacattctgaacaggaaaatggcttctcttctgtgtgaattctctgatgtttaacaaggtttgattgcactgcaaaacatttcccacattctgaacaagaaaacggtttctctcctgtgtgagattCTTGATGTTGCATTAAAAGTATTTTGTGataaaaaca
This region of Eleutherodactylus coqui strain aEleCoq1 chromosome 5, aEleCoq1.hap1, whole genome shotgun sequence genomic DNA includes:
- the LOC136627339 gene encoding oocyte zinc finger protein XlCOF6.1-like, with product MQHQESHTGEKPFSCSQCGKCFAVQSNLVKHQRIHTGEKPFPCSECGKCFAVQSNLVKHQRIHTGEKPFPCSECGKCFASKISLVRHQIIHTGEKPFSCSDCGKCFAVQSEK